TGGGGCCGGGGGTCGCTCCGCCGGAGACCCGGCCAGGTGAGTGCGAAGCCAAGCGCGGCGATCGCCGCGGCGAGACCTGCCGTCGTTCGCAGAGGGACGGGCCGGCGCGACGGCTCGAGGGTCGCCATCCAGAACGGCCAAGGGCGAGGCAGCTGGAAGAGGCGGAAAGCGCGGATCCAGGTCGGTGCCCGGTCCCGATCCCTGTTGCCCAGCGCCAGATAGGTGACGAGGCCACGCTCGGGTGTCGGGGCGAACTCGTGTGCCGTGCCCGAGGCGGCTTCCTGCCAAGCCCGCACGATCTCGCCTGGACGTTCGAACAGTGCGGAGTGTCGGAAATAGAACTCGTGGTCGGAGTACCAGAAGAAGCCCGACAGGCGATGCTCGTAGAAGAAGCGATGGGTGTCGAGCGAGAGACCGAGGAGTTGAACGACCACGCCGGCGACGACGATCGCGCCACGGAACACACGGAATCGATCCCCTTGTCGCCAGAGCGTCGCAGGGAGCATCCAAAAGGCGAGTAGCGGCCCGAGGTAGCGTGGCCCCCAGGCCCAATCGGAGCCGAAGAAGCTCAGGCAGGAGATGAAGGCCAACTCGATCACGGAAGCCGCGACGAGTGCCTGGGCGAGCCAGCGGTCGCGCTCGCGCAAGCTCCGCAATCCCAAGACTCCGAGGATCAGCACCGGGCTGTAGAGAAGGATGCTCTTGCCCGGGCTGGCGAGCAGGCTGACGAGTCCGACGACGGGGTTTCCGAGGATGGGGGGATGCGAGATCCCGACGGACCCGCGATCGAAGAAATAGGCCATCCCGAACCTGAGCTCATTGAATGCAAACAGCGCGGCAATCCCAGCGAGCAAGGGCAGAAGGCTGACGAGCACGACGAGTCGAACGGGCCGCTCGCGAACGGACCGGCCCCGCAGCATCAAGAGGACCGCCACCGGCCACAGCAGGATGTAGGTTTCCTGGTAGTTGAGCAGGGCTCCGAAGCAGGCTCCCGTGAGGAGCCCCTGCACGAGCGAGCTCTCGCAACCCGCGCGCCAAGCGCAGAAGAGCCCTGCCGTGAGCAGAAGTGCGTGCTGTCCCTGGTCGAAGGTCGTGGTGGCTAGCGGCCAGAGGTAGGTGGCGAACGCTGCGACGAGCGCGGCGCCGATCGACCTGCGGGTCTCGACCCCAAGCCGCCGTAGCCAAAGGAAGACCAGGACGACCGTTGCAGCTCCGAAGAAGGCGGAAGTCAGCGAGAAGAGGAACCGCGCTCGCTCGCCGGAAGGAACGTCGTCCGTACCCGCGAGCCATACGAGTGTAGCCGCCGCCACGGATGGCCCGGAGTTGTACGACGCGAAGATCTTGCCGTCCCTTCCCTTCAAGCCGTAGGGTCGGACGACCGGATCTCGCAGCTCGGGAGCTCCGGTCTCGAGCCAGGTGCGAGTTGCCTCGTATCGAATCTGGCCGTCGATGATATCGATACGGCCGGGTCCCGAAAGAAGGTAGATCCCGAGCGAGAGCAGGAAGAGGCCGAGCGCGAACCTGCCATCGCCGCGGCGAGCCGAGAGCGAACGTCTCACCAGAAGCTCTCCACTTCCGCGGTCCCTCCGAGTCGTTCGGCGGTCGGGAGGCGTCCTCTCTGGCGCCGCACCGCGAGCCCACACGGCATGCCGACGAAGTCGCGCCGGAGAACCGCGATGGCGGCGGGAGGAAGTGCCTCGAGTCGATAGCTGTTCAGCACCAGCGTGCATTCGGAAGGCACGTTGCTGCTCAGCTCGCTCATCCAAGTGCCGGCTGCGATTCTCTCGCGGAAGAGCGAATCCAGATACCACTCGTGCGTGCACGGGAGAATGAAATAGGCGAGGCCGGAAGGGTCGAGGATGCGGTCCGCGGACGAGGCGTCCGCTCGCAGAGCACGAAGCATGGCCACCTCGCCAGCCATCGGCGAGGAGAATCCGGCGACCATGGATGAGAAGGGAACCGCTCCGCTACTGGCCACTTGGATCGCGAGGCCGAGGACGAAGGCCGCAACGTATCGGCTTGTCCCTGCACGACGGGCGAATCCGCGAGCCGCCGCGATGACGAGGAAGGGTACTGGGAGTGCGACGAGGTAGGGCCAGGCGTGCGGGTGAACCAACCAGAAGGTGATGCCCAGGGCAGCGATGGCGAGCGCGGCGAGCTCTGCCCTGTGGCCGGCGCCATCCGTTGCTCGACCGCGTCGAGACATCGCGACCGCCGCAGCGGAAAGCACCAGCACCCACCACGCGAGGTCTCTGAGCAGAGTTGGTCCGAGAGACGATGCCAATGACACGCGGGCGCTATCCGTGGCGATCGTCGCGAATGTTCGGAGGCTGGCGAGAAAGCGATCGCCAAGTCCCACGAGCAGCAGGAGGCCGATCCACCCGGACAGGAGGGCGAGCGCCCCGAAGACCAGTCGTCGCGCCGCGGCTCTTCGCTCGTGCGACATGGCCAAGTAGATGGCGACCCCTCCCGCGGCGAAGTAGATACCCTTGAGATGATGGAGCGCGAGCAGCGCGGCCAAGGCTCCGAACCAGAAGGGTGAGGTTTCACGAACCAACGCACGATAGGCGAGGAGCAGCAGGATCAAGACCGCGGCATCGTAGCGGAACTCCAACGCATGAGTGGCGAAGGCTGCGTTTCCGATCGCGAGCCACGCTGCGGCGGCAGTCGCCGCGGGTCCAGCCGCGGCTGCACGAAGCGCCGACACGAAAGCCAGGGCAACGCCTCCGGCGGCCGTGAGCCTCAGGACGAGAAAGGTCGTCCCGGGATCGGCAAACGCCCTCGCGACGGCTCCGCACAACAGCGTCCATGGCATCAAGAAGGCGGGTTGGAAGTCGTTGCCGGTCACCTCGAGCCAGCCCGCGCGCACGGCGAGCGATTCGTCGAAGTTGAGGCGACGTGTAGCCGCCATGCTCAGGAAGAGCAATAGGGCAAGCGCGGCGAGAAGATTCGCGACGGTCTTGCTCGTGATCAAGGCGTCAAATCCTATCGCAGCCGCCGGGAATGCTCACTTCTCGTCTGCGATGTTGCACCGACGCAGATGCCCAAGCCGCTGTGTCGGCTCTCCGGTCGAGAGGCCATCTCGTCCGTCAACGGTGGGCGGCTGGCAACAGTCGAGCAACAGTCGAGGATGCGATGCGCCATACCGCTCGGGTGTGCTCTGACGGCAAGGGCCCGCGGGGCGCCGGCGAGTCTCGCGGCGCCAGGAGGTGCTTCGGTCAGATCGGTGAACGGCCAGGGGTTTCCCTTGGGTTGTCGAAGCCGTCGGCGCTCGTCAGGGAGCTCGTTCCGGCGTGCCATCGCCGCAGGGTTGCCGCGCGGGGGGGAACAGGGCGCTGCCGGAGGAAAGGCCCCATGGAGTGGCGGAGGGCATGACGGAGTCGTCCGAGGGCGAGGCTTGCCCTTCGGCTCTCAGGGTGTCATGGGCGAGCCAGTCACCGTTGTCTTGGCAAGCGTGAGAATGCTGATGAAGAAGCTCGCGAAGACCGTCTGAGTTCCCAGTGCCATGAGCAGAACCGAAGGAACGACCTGACGCATCGTGACCGCCGGGTCGAGCTCCGAGAACCCGGTGCTACCCCAGGAGAGCAAGGCGAGGACCAAGAGGACGATGCCTGTTCCGAGGGCGGTCAGACCGCCGATGACCCCACCCTCCAGGCTGACGCGGCGTGAGACGCGCACTAGCCTGGCTGAGGGGGGGTGAAAGCCCTCGGCTGCGGCGTACACGCGAGCGAAGACACCGAAGATCAACAGCTGGTAGCCGAGCAGACAGACGAACGATGCCACCAGAAGGGAGTGGACGTCGAGGCCGATGTGTCCCAACCGTACCGGGCCACGCACCAGCAGGGCGGTGAGCGCCGCTCCCAACAGGAAGAGTGAGGCTCCAGGAGCGAGGAAGAGCCAGCGCGGACTGAATAGCAACATGAAGCGGAGATGGCGCCAGCCGTCGCGCCATGGCCTCAGATGCGGCGGACGCGATCTGCCGTCGGGAGATAGCGTCGTGGGAACCTCGGCGATGCGCAGGCCGAAGAGATGCGCCTTGATCACCATCTCGCTGGCGAATTCCATGCCAGTCGTCCGCAGGCCGAGCTTGGCTGCGGCGGTGCGCGTCAGCGCCCGCAGCCCGCAATGGAAGTCTCCAACCGCGATTCCGAAGAGCAATCGGCCGAGACCGCTCAGCAGGGGGTTACCGATCCACCGGTTCTTCCAAGGCATGGCTCCTGGTCGGATACCGCCGAGGAACCGGTTTCCCATCACCAGGTCGTCGCCCTCGCGCAAGCGCGCAAGGAAGGGCATCAGGTCGCCGAAGTCATAGCTGCCGTCAGCATCGCCCATGACCAGGTAGCGCCCTCGGGCCGCGGCAAACCCGCCACGCAAGGCGCTACCGTAGCCACGATCCCGGATCTCGACCACGCGAGCGCCAGCTGCAGCCGCCAACTCGCGGGAGCCGTCGGTGCTGCCGTTGTCGGCGACCAGGACCTCTCCTGTAACACCGTGACGCTTCAGCGCGGCGACTGCCTGAGCGACGCAGCCCGCCACGGTTTCCATCTCGTTGAGGCACGGGATGACCACTGAGACCTCGAGATCCGGCTCGATGCCGGTGCTAGGATTCTCGGAGGCGAGCAGCAGACCGTTCATGTCGAGTGCGCAAGCGGCTGTAGCCAAGCGTATCGCACTTGGCGCGCCTTCCGAGCGAGGGAGTCGAATGCGCCCGTGGATGAGCGTCATCGTGCCGGTCCACAACGGCGGGCGTTTTCTCGGGGCGGCCCTTGCGAGCCTGGTCGACCAGAGTGGTGACGAGCTCGAGGTCGTCGCCGTCGACGATCGTTCGACGGACCACAGTCGAGAGATCCTGGACAGCTTCTCTTCGCGGCTCGCGCTTCGCGTGTTGCGCAACGAGCAGACGTGCGGCTGGGTGGCGGCGAGCCAGCGCGGTCTCGATGCGGCGCGCGGCGAGGTGGCTTGCTTTCTCCACCAGGACGACCTCTGGCTTCCGGGCCGCATGGCCGCAGCGAGAGAGGCGTGGCGTGAACGGCCGGACATCGGGCTCCTGGTGCACGACTGCGATTTTCTCGATGTGGAGGGGCGACGTCTGGCCACACTCCGTCCACCGTTTGGCGAGGGAGGGTTCGTGGCGCGAGCGCGGGTGCTCGAGGCACTGGCAGTGCAGAATACGATCTCGGTTCCTGCCGCGGCCTTCTCCGTGGCGGCGGCGCGGCAGGTGGGACCGCTGGCTGCGGAGCATTGGTACACCGCCGATTGGCTACTTTGGATACGCCTGGCCGACAGGGTGCCCGTCGTCTACTTGCCGCGCGTGCTTGCCGGATTCCGCATTCACGCCGAGTCGCAGACCGCAACCCGTTCGCGGAATAGCGACGACTTTCGACGCGAGCACGTCGAGGTGCTGGCCGAGGTGCAGCGCCTCCTCGACCTGGGTGACGAAGGGGCGGGTGTGATTGCCGCGGGCGAGCTGTCGATGCGAGCCAACCTCCTGCTCGCCGCGCTCTGGCACCGCGACACGGCAGGAGTCGTGAGCGTGCTGTCGGGACTGCGGCCGCGCCATCTCGCAGGTCTGCCACGCTTCCTGCGCTGTTCGCGCATCGGCGAGCGGCTCGCTGCTCGTCTGGCGCTGCTTCAGGACTGAAGGGATGAGACCCGTGATGCGTAGCGACGAGGAGCCGAGGCGAGGAAGGGGAGAGTCGACGTATTCGCAGCGGCTTCAGCGTCTCCAGACGGCTTGGTGGAAACGGCTCCTCGATGTCCAGCGACCCTACCGCGAACGTCTCCGGGCTCTCGAGCCCGGCTTCGTTCTCGAGGTGGGATGTGGCATCGGCAGGAACCTCAGCCACCTGCAGGGCCATGCCGTTGGAGTGGACATCGATCGCGAATCGGTGAGCTACGTCGTCGAGGTTCTCGGCCTCCGGGCCTTCACGCCGGATTCATTCGCGGTGTCAGAGTTCGGAAGAGGCTGCCCCTTCGACACGCTCTTGCTCTCCCACCTGCTCGAGCATCTCGATGCCGATGGCGCGATCGAGTTGATGCGCGACTATCTGCCGCGGATCAAACCGGGCGGCCGTGTCATCGTCATCACGCCGCAGGAGGCCGGCTTCACCAGTGACCCGACGCACGTGCGCTTCGTCGACGAAGCCGCTGTCCGGACGCTTGCGGCAGAGTGCGGGCTTGTTGTCGAGGCGCTCGAGTCGTTCCCGTTCCCGCGGTTCGTCGGCCGTTTCTTCCGCTATAACGAGTTCGTCTGTTGCATGCGCCTGCCGAGTCCGGTGCCGACGCGAGGAGCGTCCTGACGGGCAGGAGTCAGGTGCTTCGTGCGGGCTCGTTCAGCAGGCGCAAGAGGGCCAGCGAAATCACTCCGATGAGGGCTTGAGTCGCCAGAGTCACCGCTTGGGCGGTCAAGGCGCAGGCCAGAATCTCGGTGCTGCGCTCCTCGATCGGTAGATTCGCGAGGAACGGCGACAAGAGCGCGACCTGGGTTGCCGGCACGGTGCCGAGACCGGCTGGCGTCAGTGGCAGGCTGGCCACGAGGAGGATCACGGGTGTCGCCGAGATCCCCGCGGCGGCAGGCAGCGCAAGGCCCCAGGCGCGGAAGAGGCCCCAACCCAGAAGCGACATTGCGATGAGATGGGGAAGCCGAGCGACCGCAGACAGCAGGTGATCCCGCCCGGGTGCTTCGAGCAGCACCTCCAGCAGCGGATGGCACCGAAGGAAACGGAGCCGACGAGCCGCGGCGAGCCCTGGCAAGTAGCTCAGGACGAAGAGGAGCGTCAGGGAGGGGAGCCAACGGAGAGCGCCGCTGCGCAGGATCGAGGGGCCCAGGACGGACGCGACGAAAGTCACGGCCATCGTCGCGAGGCCCGTTGTTGCCAACACGAAGAGCATGGCACCACCAGCTCGAGGTGCGGGCACCCCACGCTTCACCAGAAACCAGGACACGCTGCCCTGGCCGAGCGCGTAGTTGAGCATGCCGGCGAGATAGCTCGCGCCGCGCGCGAGAAGCAGATCACGCTCCGGGACGCGGATTCCTAGGCGCGAAATCGCACGTCCGGTCGCCCACGCATCGAGGGGCAGCGGAAGTGCTGTGGCGAGCAGGGTGTAACAGAGGAATCCAGGGCGGGCTCCCTCGCGCAGGGCGGCCAGGATCGGGGCCAAGCCGGTACGGCCAACAAGCCAGGCGACAAGCGCGAGGCCGCATGACCACGCAAGGATGCTTCGAGCTCCTCGGAAGGTCGGCGGTGCCACGCGGCCGATGATGCCATGGCACGGGTCCGGCCAATCAACCCGCGCGGTCCCGCAAACCGGTGGCTCGGACCGCGTGCTAATTTCGAGGACGATGGAAACCAGGGCACTTGACCGCGAGCAGGGCGCGGTGGGATGGCGGGCGACGAGGACGGTGCTCGTGACCTACCGGACAACGGTCCTCCTCGTCGCCGGCTATCTCCTCGCGGCCGCACCGGTGCTCGGGTGGGGACGGGATTGGCAGTTCCGACTCGTCGATGGCTGGCTGGCGAGCGGTTGGCTCGCGGGCACGGCGCTGATGCTGCTCACCGCTCGGCTGCGTGGCCGGGCGGCGGAGCTCCTGCGACCGGCGCGCGTCGCCGAAGCGCTCGTCGTCCTTGCGCTCGCCACGCCGTTCCAGAGCACCTTCAACAGTCTCAAGCAGGTCCTGCCGCGCTTCGCGCCGTACGCCTGGGATCAGCGTCTGGCGGCCCTCGACCGCACGCTCCACGGCGGCGTCGAGCCGTGGCGACTCCTCGCCTGGGCGACCCGACGGCCGGAGCTGCTTCGCCTGCTGGATCTCGTCTATGTGTTCTGGTTCCCGCTGCTCGTCGGCGTGATCGTCTGGTGCGGTTGGTCGGTGCGCCTGCGATTGCGGCGGCGCCTTCTCGCCGCCTCCTTCCTCGCCTTCGTCCTCGTCGGCACCGTCGGGGCGTTCGTCTGGAGCAGCGCGGGCCCTTGCTACTACGGGCGGCTGGTGCCGGGGCCGGATCCGTTCGC
This genomic window from Holophagales bacterium contains:
- a CDS encoding glycosyltransferase family 2 protein, which translates into the protein MNGLLLASENPSTGIEPDLEVSVVIPCLNEMETVAGCVAQAVAALKRHGVTGEVLVADNGSTDGSRELAAAAGARVVEIRDRGYGSALRGGFAAARGRYLVMGDADGSYDFGDLMPFLARLREGDDLVMGNRFLGGIRPGAMPWKNRWIGNPLLSGLGRLLFGIAVGDFHCGLRALTRTAAAKLGLRTTGMEFASEMVIKAHLFGLRIAEVPTTLSPDGRSRPPHLRPWRDGWRHLRFMLLFSPRWLFLAPGASLFLLGAALTALLVRGPVRLGHIGLDVHSLLVASFVCLLGYQLLIFGVFARVYAAAEGFHPPSARLVRVSRRVSLEGGVIGGLTALGTGIVLLVLALLSWGSTGFSELDPAVTMRQVVPSVLLMALGTQTVFASFFISILTLAKTTVTGSPMTP
- a CDS encoding glycosyltransferase encodes the protein MSVIVPVHNGGRFLGAALASLVDQSGDELEVVAVDDRSTDHSREILDSFSSRLALRVLRNEQTCGWVAASQRGLDAARGEVACFLHQDDLWLPGRMAAAREAWRERPDIGLLVHDCDFLDVEGRRLATLRPPFGEGGFVARARVLEALAVQNTISVPAAAFSVAAARQVGPLAAEHWYTADWLLWIRLADRVPVVYLPRVLAGFRIHAESQTATRSRNSDDFRREHVEVLAEVQRLLDLGDEGAGVIAAGELSMRANLLLAALWHRDTAGVVSVLSGLRPRHLAGLPRFLRCSRIGERLAARLALLQD
- a CDS encoding methyltransferase domain-containing protein; amino-acid sequence: MRSDEEPRRGRGESTYSQRLQRLQTAWWKRLLDVQRPYRERLRALEPGFVLEVGCGIGRNLSHLQGHAVGVDIDRESVSYVVEVLGLRAFTPDSFAVSEFGRGCPFDTLLLSHLLEHLDADGAIELMRDYLPRIKPGGRVIVITPQEAGFTSDPTHVRFVDEAAVRTLAAECGLVVEALESFPFPRFVGRFFRYNEFVCCMRLPSPVPTRGAS
- a CDS encoding flippase-like domain-containing protein; the protein is MAPPTFRGARSILAWSCGLALVAWLVGRTGLAPILAALREGARPGFLCYTLLATALPLPLDAWATGRAISRLGIRVPERDLLLARGASYLAGMLNYALGQGSVSWFLVKRGVPAPRAGGAMLFVLATTGLATMAVTFVASVLGPSILRSGALRWLPSLTLLFVLSYLPGLAAARRLRFLRCHPLLEVLLEAPGRDHLLSAVARLPHLIAMSLLGWGLFRAWGLALPAAAGISATPVILLVASLPLTPAGLGTVPATQVALLSPFLANLPIEERSTEILACALTAQAVTLATQALIGVISLALLRLLNEPARST
- a CDS encoding phosphatase PAP2 family protein; the encoded protein is MTYRTTVLLVAGYLLAAAPVLGWGRDWQFRLVDGWLASGWLAGTALMLLTARLRGRAAELLRPARVAEALVVLALATPFQSTFNSLKQVLPRFAPYAWDQRLAALDRTLHGGVEPWRLLAWATRRPELLRLLDLVYVFWFPLLVGVIVWCGWSVRLRLRRRLLAASFLAFVLVGTVGAFVWSSAGPCYYGRLVPGPDPFAELVGSLERRVDEEGMLLFAVDNQRGLWEAWQARRSLPFGGISAMPSMHVAMVVLIALAAGATGRRAGTVAWLFAVVTFAGSIALGWHYAVDGYVAGLAVWAIWAWVGRWPSIRRLPERLNDV